The Cloeon dipterum chromosome 3, ieCloDipt1.1, whole genome shotgun sequence genome includes a region encoding these proteins:
- the LOC135939053 gene encoding membrane-associated guanylate kinase, WW and PDZ domain-containing protein 1-like isoform X4 gives MAAKNNSNADLEATNGPANDNNHHEVMAAPPGPPSYSKGCGNGAADILDALGVQGGADELGPLPPNWEKAFTERGEAYFIDHNSGTSHWLDPRLSKFQKKSLEECLDNELPYGWEKIEDPHYGTYYIDHVNRKTQYENPVIQAKRAAHGSDTASLTLNDSDPLQYSPQMQQQSHSPRQNGPLNLSTKRPQNDGAQVKEEQKPQLNQTIVPKFAKPTLPPMHPLWSNPYSDDPSNPMYFNVPFRAQQQHLNIKAERPFFTRNPDELQGEKITTSLLKSSRGLGFTIIGGDDCEEEFLQIKSVVPQGPAWVDGKLQTGDVLVYVNTTCVLGFTHHDMVTVFQSIAPGDTVNLEVCRGYPLPFDPNDPNNEVVTTVAVNAPGTVFSDAGDVSVYGANSSQYMDNGCDDLASSSVKSMPDLCTSEKQRSIPRPNSADLLIGNDELSSTVPEFLTIPIVKGAMGFGFTIADSAYGQKVKKILDRQRCKNLLEGDILVDINNTSVRNMSHIEVVQVLKECARNLEASVTVQRGGLGSPTKTKMGRRKEEMAVPPSPPHKVAYKDNLLGMYRSKTPTADLYSTQKKEVVPNRPKTPLVDTRVRPKTPTGKWSEADFAVNLNKAQEALKVGVGPQSPGSPDSMFNPYKESFTYGYVDQRVDQLSEHLTNTSIQQQHLDYSTRSRSPGNELDYSPNNSQYAHDPGAVDYYPNQYAGYYNGFGGGPVSPYDAGMYAYPEPKEMPPQAYHQSGLPPPGTVIPPLNNYYPSDSLTRRKESTSFEHEQPLPSAVTRLTRGDVRWSGGSPMGQAVRVYPASPGIEWVETISTLLRQESGFGFRIVGGTEEGSQVSIGHIVPGGAADLDGRLRTGDEIVSVDNHSVLNTSHHHVVQLMGKAAVNGRVSIGVRRRVPTHELQNLHRQEIGYPFNVTVSRRETEGFGFVIISSVNKAGSTIGRIIEGSPAERCGQLHVGDRILAVNNIEIVNLHHGDIVNLIKDSGYTVTLTIGPPIDDASSTTSISQREEEGVEEYHAVELSRGKRGFGFSIRGGREFHNTPLFVLQIAEDGPAAVDNRLRVGDQIIEINGINTKSMTHADAIEIIRNGGPCVRLLIRRGNKASNSMAEGGGNVGLMRPGSSLSQPSTAPASSGLNGPITWDHFPQS, from the exons ATGGCCGCTAAGAACAACAGCAACGCTGATTTAGAAGCCACGAACGGCCCCGCGAACGACAACAACCACCACGAAGTGATGGCGGCCCCTCCCGGTCCGCCGAGCTACTCAAAGGGCTGCGGCAACGGCGCAGCCGACATTTTGGACGCCCTCGGGGTGCAGGGGGGCGCCGACGAGCTGGGCCCCCTGCCGCCCAACTGGGAGAAGGCGTTCACCGAGCGCGGCGAAGCCTACTTCATCGACCACAACTCGGGCACCTCGCACTGGCTCGACCCGCGACTCAGCAAGTTCCAGAAGAAGTCGCTGGAGGAGTGCCTGGACAACGAACTGCCCTACGGATGGGAGAAGATTGAAGACCCGCACTACGGCACCTACTACATTGACCACGTCAACCGCAAGACGCAGTACGAGAACCCCGTCATTCAAGCCAAGAGGGCAGCTCACGGCAGTGACACAG CTTCTCTGACGTTAAACGACTCTGATCCACTTCAGTACAGCCCTCAAATGCAGCAGCAGAGCCATTCACCGAGGCAGAATGGCCCATTGAACCTTTCAACCAAAAGACCGCAGA ACGACGGAGCGCAGGTGAAGGAGGAGCAAAAGCCGCAGCTCAACCAGACGATCGTTCCGAAATTTGCGAAACCTACCCTGCCCCCCATGCACCCTTTGTGGAGCAACCCCTATTCCGACGACCCCTCAAACCCCATGTACTTTAACGTGCCGTTCCGTGCGCAACAACAGCACCTCAACATCAAAG CTGAACGGCCCTTCTTCACGCGCAACCCTGACGAGTTGCAAGGAGAGAAAATCACGACGTCCCTCTTGAAGTCGTCTCGCGGACTCGGCTTCACCATCATTGGCGGCGACGACTGCGAGGAGGAGTTTCTGCAGATAAAATCGGTCGTTCCGCAGGGCCCGGCGTGGGTCGACGGCAAACTACAAACCG GCGACGTGCTCGTCTACGTGAACACAACCTGCGTGCTGGGCTTCACGCACCACGACATGGTCACCGTGTTCCAGTCCATCGCGCCCGGAGACACGGTCAACCTCGAGGTGTGCAGGGGCTACCCTCTGCCCTTTGACCCCAACGACCCAAACAATGAGGTCGTCACCACTGTTGCGGTCAATGCCCCAg GAACTGTCTTTTCAGACGCGGGAGACGTGAGTGTTTACGGAGCCAACTCGAGCCAGTACATGGACAACGGCTGCGACGATCTGGCGAGCAGCTCAGTCAAGTCGATGCCAGACCTGTGCACCTCGGAGAAGCAGCGTTCGATTCCGAGGCCGAACAGCGCCGACCTTCTCATCGGAAACGACGAGTTGAGCTCGACAGTGCCTGAATTTCTCACAATCCCCATAGTCAAGGGCGCCATGGGCTTTGGCTTCACCATTGCAGACAGTGCTTACGGCCAAaag GTGAAGAAAATTCTTGACCGGCAGCGGTGCAAAAATCTGCTGGAAGGCGACATCCTGGTGGACATTAACAACACGAGCGTGCGCAACATGAGCCACATCGAGGTGGTGCAGGTGTTGAAAGAGTGCGCGCGCAACCTGGAGGCCAGCGTGACCGTGCAGCGCGGCGGGCTCGGCTCGCCCACCAAGACCAAGATGGGCCGGCGCAAGGAGGAGATGGCCGTGCCGCCCTCGCCGCCTCACAAGGTCGCCTACAAGGACAACCTGCTCGGCATGTACCGCAGCAAAACTCCAACCGCAGATCTGTACAGCACCCAGAAGAAGGAAGTCGTGCCTAATAG GCCAAAGACGCCCCTGGTAGACACGAGGGTGAGACCGAAGACCCCAACCGGCAAGTGGTCCGAAGCCGATTTTGCCGTCAACCTGAACAAAGCGCAGGAGGCCCTGAAGGTCGGGGTTGGTCCGCAGAGTCCTGGCTCCCCGGACTCCATGTTCAACCCGTACAAAGAGTCCTTCACCTACGGCTACGTGGACCAAAGGGTCGATCAGCTGAGCGAGCACCTGACCAACACGAGCATTCAACAGCAGCACCTTGACTACAGCACCAGGAGCAGGAGTCCTGGAAACGAGCTTGACTATTCTCCCAACAATAGCCAGTACGCTCACGACCCTGG AGCGGTGGATTACTACCCGAACCAGTACGCCGGCTACTACAACGGCTTCGGCGGCGGCCCAGTCAGTCCGTACGACGCCGGGATGTACGCGTACCCGGAACCAAAGGAAATGCCGCCGCAGGCGTACCACCAGTCTGGCCTTCCGCCTCCAGGCACGGTGATCCCGCCGCTCAACAACTACTACCCGTCGGACAGCCTGACCAGGCGAAAGGAGAGCACCAGCTTCGAACACGAGCAGCCGCTGCCGAGCGCAGTTACAAG aCTGACCAGGGGGGACGTGCGATGGAGCGGCGGCTCCCCGATGGGTCAGGCGGTGCGCGTCTACCCGGCGTCGCCCGGCATCGAGTGGGTCGAGACCATCAGCACGCTGCTGAGGCAGGAGTCGGGCTTCGGCTTCCGCATCGTCGGCGGTACCGAGGAGGGCTCGCAGGTGTCCATCGGACACATCGTGcccggcggcgccgccgaTCTCGACGGCCGCCTGCGCACCGGCGACGAAATCGTCAGCGTGGACAACCACAGCGTGCTCAACACGTCGCACCACCACGTCGTCCAGCTGATGGGCAAAGCGGCCGTCAACGGACGCGTCTCCATCGGGGTCCGAAGACGTGTCCCGACACATG AACTGCAGAATCTTCATCGACAGGAAATCGGTTATCCATTCAACGTGACAGTCAGCCGGCGAGAAACCGAAGGATTTGGCTTTGTAATTATCTCATCAGTCAACAAGGCTGGATCGACAATCG GTCGCATCATTGAAGGCTCGCCAGCTGAAAGGTGCGGACAGCTACACGTTGGAGACCGCATTTTGGCTGTAAACAATATTGAAATCGTCAACTTGCATCACGGCGACATCGTGAATTTGATCAAGGACTCTGGCTACACTGTTACTCTGACTATCGGACCACCAATTG acgACGCATCAAGCACAACATCCATCTCTCAACGG GAGGAAGAAGGCGTGGAGGAGTACCACGCAGTTGAGCTGAGCAGAGGAAAGCGGGGCTTCGGCTTCAGCATTCGCGGTGGCCGAGAGTTCCACAACACGCCGCTGTTCGTTCTGCAAATCGCTGAAGACGGGCCCGCCGCCGTGGACAACAGGCTCAGG GTGGGCGACCAAATTATCGAGATCAACGGCATCAACACGAAAAGCATGACGCACGCCGACGCCATCGAAATCATCAGGAACGGCGGGCCGTGCGTCCGACTGCTCATCAGAAGGGGAAACAAGGCGTCCAACTCGATGGCTG
- the LOC135939053 gene encoding membrane-associated guanylate kinase, WW and PDZ domain-containing protein 1-like isoform X2, protein MSGADARSPEAHPRPHWRHQLRETVLSTASDGALHFSVVGGSDNGQFAQVDADLDQGRVNYASGRLDAGDVIVEVQGQKVAGYTQRDVLAWLHHCCRNGNPVVIKTIPAGEITNDLRQFLNTRYQKGSADHELQNTIRDNLYLRTVPVTTRTARDGEVNGVDYTFLSVDEFGALERQGDLLESGVYEGNHYGTPKPPTEAPPPGPNSSGALINAAIFPGAHPSSEGKRRRNRSNVEAMAAKNNSNADLEATNGPANDNNHHEVMAAPPGPPSYSKGCGNGAADILDALGVQGGADELGPLPPNWEKAFTERGEAYFIDHNSGTSHWLDPRLSKFQKKSLEECLDNELPYGWEKIEDPHYGTYYIDHVNRKTQYENPVIQAKRAAHGSDTASLTLNDSDPLQYSPQMQQQSHSPRQNGPLNLSTKRPQNDGAQVKEEQKPQLNQTIVPKFAKPTLPPMHPLWSNPYSDDPSNPMYFNVPFRAQQQHLNIKAERPFFTRNPDELQGEKITTSLLKSSRGLGFTIIGGDDCEEEFLQIKSVVPQGPAWVDGKLQTGDVLVYVNTTCVLGFTHHDMVTVFQSIAPGDTVNLEVCRGYPLPFDPNDPNNEVVTTVAVNAPDAGDVSVYGANSSQYMDNGCDDLASSSVKSMPDLCTSEKQRSIPRPNSADLLIGNDELSSTVPEFLTIPIVKGAMGFGFTIADSAYGQKVKKILDRQRCKNLLEGDILVDINNTSVRNMSHIEVVQVLKECARNLEASVTVQRGGLGSPTKTKMGRRKEEMAVPPSPPHKVAYKDNLLGMYRSKTPTADLYSTQKKEVVPNRPKTPLVDTRVRPKTPTGKWSEADFAVNLNKAQEALKVGVGPQSPGSPDSMFNPYKESFTYGYVDQRVDQLSEHLTNTSIQQQHLDYSTRSRSPGNELDYSPNNSQYAHDPGAVDYYPNQYAGYYNGFGGGPVSPYDAGMYAYPEPKEMPPQAYHQSGLPPPGTVIPPLNNYYPSDSLTRRKESTSFEHEQPLPSAVTRLTRGDVRWSGGSPMGQAVRVYPASPGIEWVETISTLLRQESGFGFRIVGGTEEGSQVSIGHIVPGGAADLDGRLRTGDEIVSVDNHSVLNTSHHHVVQLMGKAAVNGRVSIGVRRRVPTHELQNLHRQEIGYPFNVTVSRRETEGFGFVIISSVNKAGSTIGRIIEGSPAERCGQLHVGDRILAVNNIEIVNLHHGDIVNLIKDSGYTVTLTIGPPIDDASSTTSISQREEEGVEEYHAVELSRGKRGFGFSIRGGREFHNTPLFVLQIAEDGPAAVDNRLRVGDQIIEINGINTKSMTHADAIEIIRNGGPCVRLLIRRGNKASNSMAEGGGNVGLMRPGSSLSQPSTAPASSGLNGPITWDHFPQS, encoded by the exons ATGAGTGGCGCCGACGCTCGCAGCCCCGAGGCACACCCCCGACCCCACTGGCGGCACCAGCTCCGCGAGACGGTGCTCTCGACCGCCTCCGACGGCGCCCTCCACTTCTCAGTCGTCGGCGGCTCCGACAATGGACAGTTCGCTCAG GTGGACGCAGACCTAGACCAGGGCCGCGTCAACTACGCCAGCGGACGCCTGGACGCGGGCGACGTGATCGTCGAGGTGCAGGGCCAGAAGGTGGCCGGCTACACTCAGCGCGACGTGCTCGCCTGGCTGCACCACTGCTGCCGCAACGGCAACCCCGTCGTCATCAAGACCATCCCCGCCG GTGAGATTACGAACGACCTGCGTCAGTTCCTGAACACCCGCTACCAGAAAGGGTCGGCCGACCACGAATTGCAGAACACGATCAGGGACAACCTGTACCTGCGGACGGTGCCGGTGACGACGCGAACCGCGCGAGACGGCGAGGTCAACGGCGTCGACTACACTTTTCTCAGCGTCGACGAGTTCGGCGCGCTCGAACGGCAGGGAGACCTTCTCGAGAGCGGCGTCTACGAGGGAAACCACTATGGCACCCCGAAACCACCCACGGAGGCCCCGCCGCCCGGTCCCAACTCGTCCGGCGCCTTGATCAACGCTGCCATTTTTCCAGGCGCTCACCCTAGTTCCGAGGGCAAGCGCAGGAGAAACAG GTCGAACGTGGAGGCGATGGCCGCTAAGAACAACAGCAACGCTGATTTAGAAGCCACGAACGGCCCCGCGAACGACAACAACCACCACGAAGTGATGGCGGCCCCTCCCGGTCCGCCGAGCTACTCAAAGGGCTGCGGCAACGGCGCAGCCGACATTTTGGACGCCCTCGGGGTGCAGGGGGGCGCCGACGAGCTGGGCCCCCTGCCGCCCAACTGGGAGAAGGCGTTCACCGAGCGCGGCGAAGCCTACTTCATCGACCACAACTCGGGCACCTCGCACTGGCTCGACCCGCGACTCAGCAAGTTCCAGAAGAAGTCGCTGGAGGAGTGCCTGGACAACGAACTGCCCTACGGATGGGAGAAGATTGAAGACCCGCACTACGGCACCTACTACATTGACCACGTCAACCGCAAGACGCAGTACGAGAACCCCGTCATTCAAGCCAAGAGGGCAGCTCACGGCAGTGACACAG CTTCTCTGACGTTAAACGACTCTGATCCACTTCAGTACAGCCCTCAAATGCAGCAGCAGAGCCATTCACCGAGGCAGAATGGCCCATTGAACCTTTCAACCAAAAGACCGCAGA ACGACGGAGCGCAGGTGAAGGAGGAGCAAAAGCCGCAGCTCAACCAGACGATCGTTCCGAAATTTGCGAAACCTACCCTGCCCCCCATGCACCCTTTGTGGAGCAACCCCTATTCCGACGACCCCTCAAACCCCATGTACTTTAACGTGCCGTTCCGTGCGCAACAACAGCACCTCAACATCAAAG CTGAACGGCCCTTCTTCACGCGCAACCCTGACGAGTTGCAAGGAGAGAAAATCACGACGTCCCTCTTGAAGTCGTCTCGCGGACTCGGCTTCACCATCATTGGCGGCGACGACTGCGAGGAGGAGTTTCTGCAGATAAAATCGGTCGTTCCGCAGGGCCCGGCGTGGGTCGACGGCAAACTACAAACCG GCGACGTGCTCGTCTACGTGAACACAACCTGCGTGCTGGGCTTCACGCACCACGACATGGTCACCGTGTTCCAGTCCATCGCGCCCGGAGACACGGTCAACCTCGAGGTGTGCAGGGGCTACCCTCTGCCCTTTGACCCCAACGACCCAAACAATGAGGTCGTCACCACTGTTGCGGTCAATGCCCCAg ACGCGGGAGACGTGAGTGTTTACGGAGCCAACTCGAGCCAGTACATGGACAACGGCTGCGACGATCTGGCGAGCAGCTCAGTCAAGTCGATGCCAGACCTGTGCACCTCGGAGAAGCAGCGTTCGATTCCGAGGCCGAACAGCGCCGACCTTCTCATCGGAAACGACGAGTTGAGCTCGACAGTGCCTGAATTTCTCACAATCCCCATAGTCAAGGGCGCCATGGGCTTTGGCTTCACCATTGCAGACAGTGCTTACGGCCAAaag GTGAAGAAAATTCTTGACCGGCAGCGGTGCAAAAATCTGCTGGAAGGCGACATCCTGGTGGACATTAACAACACGAGCGTGCGCAACATGAGCCACATCGAGGTGGTGCAGGTGTTGAAAGAGTGCGCGCGCAACCTGGAGGCCAGCGTGACCGTGCAGCGCGGCGGGCTCGGCTCGCCCACCAAGACCAAGATGGGCCGGCGCAAGGAGGAGATGGCCGTGCCGCCCTCGCCGCCTCACAAGGTCGCCTACAAGGACAACCTGCTCGGCATGTACCGCAGCAAAACTCCAACCGCAGATCTGTACAGCACCCAGAAGAAGGAAGTCGTGCCTAATAG GCCAAAGACGCCCCTGGTAGACACGAGGGTGAGACCGAAGACCCCAACCGGCAAGTGGTCCGAAGCCGATTTTGCCGTCAACCTGAACAAAGCGCAGGAGGCCCTGAAGGTCGGGGTTGGTCCGCAGAGTCCTGGCTCCCCGGACTCCATGTTCAACCCGTACAAAGAGTCCTTCACCTACGGCTACGTGGACCAAAGGGTCGATCAGCTGAGCGAGCACCTGACCAACACGAGCATTCAACAGCAGCACCTTGACTACAGCACCAGGAGCAGGAGTCCTGGAAACGAGCTTGACTATTCTCCCAACAATAGCCAGTACGCTCACGACCCTGG AGCGGTGGATTACTACCCGAACCAGTACGCCGGCTACTACAACGGCTTCGGCGGCGGCCCAGTCAGTCCGTACGACGCCGGGATGTACGCGTACCCGGAACCAAAGGAAATGCCGCCGCAGGCGTACCACCAGTCTGGCCTTCCGCCTCCAGGCACGGTGATCCCGCCGCTCAACAACTACTACCCGTCGGACAGCCTGACCAGGCGAAAGGAGAGCACCAGCTTCGAACACGAGCAGCCGCTGCCGAGCGCAGTTACAAG aCTGACCAGGGGGGACGTGCGATGGAGCGGCGGCTCCCCGATGGGTCAGGCGGTGCGCGTCTACCCGGCGTCGCCCGGCATCGAGTGGGTCGAGACCATCAGCACGCTGCTGAGGCAGGAGTCGGGCTTCGGCTTCCGCATCGTCGGCGGTACCGAGGAGGGCTCGCAGGTGTCCATCGGACACATCGTGcccggcggcgccgccgaTCTCGACGGCCGCCTGCGCACCGGCGACGAAATCGTCAGCGTGGACAACCACAGCGTGCTCAACACGTCGCACCACCACGTCGTCCAGCTGATGGGCAAAGCGGCCGTCAACGGACGCGTCTCCATCGGGGTCCGAAGACGTGTCCCGACACATG AACTGCAGAATCTTCATCGACAGGAAATCGGTTATCCATTCAACGTGACAGTCAGCCGGCGAGAAACCGAAGGATTTGGCTTTGTAATTATCTCATCAGTCAACAAGGCTGGATCGACAATCG GTCGCATCATTGAAGGCTCGCCAGCTGAAAGGTGCGGACAGCTACACGTTGGAGACCGCATTTTGGCTGTAAACAATATTGAAATCGTCAACTTGCATCACGGCGACATCGTGAATTTGATCAAGGACTCTGGCTACACTGTTACTCTGACTATCGGACCACCAATTG acgACGCATCAAGCACAACATCCATCTCTCAACGG GAGGAAGAAGGCGTGGAGGAGTACCACGCAGTTGAGCTGAGCAGAGGAAAGCGGGGCTTCGGCTTCAGCATTCGCGGTGGCCGAGAGTTCCACAACACGCCGCTGTTCGTTCTGCAAATCGCTGAAGACGGGCCCGCCGCCGTGGACAACAGGCTCAGG GTGGGCGACCAAATTATCGAGATCAACGGCATCAACACGAAAAGCATGACGCACGCCGACGCCATCGAAATCATCAGGAACGGCGGGCCGTGCGTCCGACTGCTCATCAGAAGGGGAAACAAGGCGTCCAACTCGATGGCTG